A single region of the Bombus fervidus isolate BK054 chromosome 18, iyBomFerv1, whole genome shotgun sequence genome encodes:
- the LOC139996529 gene encoding uncharacterized protein isoform X7, translating to MDTKTPPIPLKVQEKPKPKQQKSVADVSLPPLTPYRNHRQRQKTPGTQWSRDVPSAVRYQDHQKKRPYRVLQIGATPLMHACQQGDRARVLRLLREQEETVGYRDRTLRNALHYCMDAGTAGAVAAAAPELVNAPDAEGHTPLHLAVIAGDTQLVAVLLANGADVNAKDLEGHSVLHWATVCGEAECVRLVLAAGARPSTPDLRGGSPLHYAAQCCGAAATAELAVPKKVGLKVLQTLLEFGADVNAKDEDGRQPILWAASAGSVEAVLALARPALCAAAKGQLETLKILAQHGGSLYARSVRGTGVAHEAVASGRIELIKWLAKKRPSTLDVATQDGKTPLHVAALHGHLDVCKVLLDNGARINAVLRTSKGNLMTALDAALYRGHRDCAKLIQMHGGTTSQKLRMQKTVPNKVFSTKLRMRHLDSSTDTESSPRRQDRSCKLPELYYEEQWIKKRTRRRGNLRKLARQDSRSFSEEEVRLSKSSSKKDHQRRARSESARYEEDDTDRKLRRGRSKKRSSKSRHDSSGLSSESDSYERAKDRSKQKFDSRKDESKTNGTEGSKRDDDDESVSDDSLEVVVVRKSLERKCEKVVSGRRSKTPRESSRETKFTKTHRSTRRKLKSSRSKTSDNGESTTDRMHSLDKEQGPTESTLHSEQTPRTSIDEEKQNEGNIVESRYRRDVTDSTSQETVERVVVTAMVHKDQGPDTPKSVAEASKEVTFDDRLRTEVIEMQEIAGDVSPGKADDILEQSDASRTDLVQKAASLKKDVEEMRQQVAQEKIQQEEGSKQSREKEDSKRDQEKEDEKSDREKEDTKAVDHVRKDQDDQIETSFSDGAKKKDKRKDESEKGRLDAREPTESESPTLDSGEYQRHQSRQEDDLVSKSDEASSGTKPDEDLDKETRSEKTDVSEPILVKDHEDSEKATTSESPESEKRLEEDTTSRTAVEGVSPSEGEEKKSTSEETKSKSKVKSATVKRKASFDEKRSKSSSSKSDESPKKSGGTQKRKEFGKRRESSTRNVSMKMSTEKASKVVAEKTSEVQKDHEIAVDGVQTKEATSTSLTKSSSKESQDEKEQTVRRKSVDFSSSKDSALMEDKSLSADTPTATKRKIYDEEEVAQVSSPAKSDLEDHKDEDEAKKVKKHPMEDALGTVETFRYIDESSSSSPKSAQTRRSRPSTGKIRQTGQSSVRKCLFESSEERSPDRSAIVAVIESPEWDEEDEEIDKEIRDAIGEDGEHETEAEDDNEMGVIRVLPSTSEEEMSRAGHDVCRTSATDSLPQVQSGTRTRLTRVLSPQESRVSRLQGKQRRDSGGRDSGIEPSPRVSRIPRRRIMKCCPNTDKQQSLNKDTIIRDVQISLRRYHLERKIFFQLMELKRLQIRHGRANEQVLVKRQVDAFHKAGMSGPTLGVAKYDQPLTFRHFEAFLYDQLRKIQKRPATPDFCMEAKQCIQKTHRCHHATSAYTSFPAYTYLGGGGQEQADLLPKIESRGKGQMRVEVTHGEEKQIIALPAERLDRSKKYYVTFTVRGEAQQEIEKPKSSIGIQRNAKSV from the exons ATGGACACTAAGACTCCACCGATCCCGTTGAAGGTCCAGGAGAAGCCAAAACCGAAGCAGCAGAAAAGTGTGGCCGACGTGTCCTTGCCCCCGCTGACACCATACAGGAATCATCGTCAGAGGCAGAAAACGCCTGGAACTCAGTGGTCGCGTGATGTGCCCAGCGCCGTACGGTATCAGGATCATCAGAAAAAAAGGCCTTACAG AGTGCTTCAAATCGGCGCCACGCCTTTGATGCACGCTTGCCAACAGGGCGACAGAGCCAGGGTTTTAAGGCTATTGAGAGAGCAAGAGGAAACGGTTGGCTACAGAGATCGTACCCTGAGGAACGCGCTTCACTATTGCATGGACGCTGGAACCGCGGGTGCCGTCGCGGCGGCAGCACCGGAACTGGTAAATGCACCAGACGCAGAAGGACACACGCCGCTTCATTTGGCTGTCATCGCAGGTGATACGCAATTAGTGGCTGTTCTATTGGCAAACGGCGCTGACGTGAATGCCAAGGATCTGGAGGGACACAGTGTTCTTCATTGGGCGACTG TGTGCGGGGAAGCAGAATGTGTTCGCTTGGTGTTAGCCGCGGGTGCTCGGCCATCCACACCCGACCTTCGCGGAGGATCTCCTCTTCACTATGCCGCTCAGTGTTGTGGTGCAGCCGCGACTGCGGAACTTGCTGTACCTAAGAAAGTTGGTTTGAAAGTTCTCCAGACTCTGCTGGAATTCGGTGCCGATGTGAACGCGAAAGACGAAGATGGAAGACAGCCGATTCTATGGGCGGCAAGTGCCGGTAGCGTGGAAGCTGTGTTGGCTTTAGCAAG GCCAGCACTTTGTGCGGCAGCAAAAGGCCAACTGGAAACCTTGAAGATTCTTGCCCAGCACGGTGGTTCTCTTTACGCAAGAAGTGTACGAGGAACCGGTGTCGCCCATGAAGCTGTTGCTTCCGGTAGGATTGAATTAATCAAATGGTTGGCGAAAAAACGGCCAAGCACTTTAGATGTTGCAACACAAGATGGCAAGACACCTTTGCACGTGGCTGCCCTTCATGGACATTTGGACGTGTGCAAGGTTCTTCTGGACAATGGCGCGAGGATCAATGCCGTTCTCCGAACTAGCAAAGGCAATTTGATGACAGCTCTGGACGCGGCGCTTTACAGGGGACACAGGGATTGCGCGAAATTGATCCAAATGCACGGTGGTACTACGTCACAAAAATTGAGGATGCAGAAAACTGTGCCGAATAAAG TATTCTCAACGAAACTGCGAATGCGACATCTGGATAGCAGCACCGATACGGAAAGCAGTCCGCGTAGACAAGATCGTAGTTGTAAACTTCCGGAATTATACTACGAGGAGCAATGGATTAAGAAGAGAACGCGACGAAGAGGAAATTTGAGAAAGTTGGCGCGCCAGGATAGCCGGAGCTTCAGCGAGGAAGAAGTTAGATTATCGAAGTCATCCTCGAAAAAAGATCATCAAAGGAGAGCTCGCAGTGAATCAGCACG GTATGAAGAAGATGATACCGATCGAAAAttgagaagaggaagaagtaAAAAACGATCATCGAAATCCAGACACGACTCTAGCGGATTATCGTCAGAGTCAGACAGCTACGAACGCGCTAAAGACAGGTCGAAGCAAAAattcgattcgagaaaagacGAGAGCAAAACTAATGGAACGGAGGGTTCAAAGAGAGACGATGACGATGAAAGCGTGAGCGACGACAGCCTGGAAGTGGTAGTGGTACGAAAATCTTTGGAGAGGAAATGCGAGAAGGTGGTGTCTGGAAGAAGATCAAAGACACCCAGGGAAAGTTCAAGAGAAACGAAATTCACAAAGACTCACAGGAGCACCAGAAGGAAATTGAAATCCAGCAGATCCAAAACATCGGACAATGGCGAGAGTACGACCGATCGAATGCATTCGCTGGACAAAGAACAAGGACCAACAGAATCTACGCTTCACAGCGAACAAACACCTAGAACATCGATAGACGAAGAAAAGCAAAACGAAGGGAATATCGTTGAAAGTCGATATCGTAGAGACGTGACCGACAGTACCAGTCAAGAAACGGTGGAACGCGTCGTTGTGACAGCGATGGTCCATAAAGATCAAGGTCCAGATACGCCAAAATCCGTAGCGGAAGCTTCGAAGGAAGTCACCTTCGACGACAGGTTAAGAACGGAGGTGATCGAGATGCAAGAAATAGCGGGAGACGTTAGTCCAGGCAAAGCGGACGATATTTTAGAGCAGAGTGACGCATCACGTACAGATCTCGTGCAGAAAGCTGCCAGTTTGAAGAAAGATGTGGAAGAAATGAGACAGCAGGTTGCACAGGAGAAAATTCAACAGGAAGAAGGCTCGAAGCAGAGTCGAGAGAAGGAAGATTCCAAACGGGACCAAGAGAAAGAGGATGAAAAATCAGACCGAGAGAAAGAAGACACGAAAGCCGTGGATCACGTGAGAAAAGATCAGGATGATCAAATTGAGACCTCGTTTAGTGATGGggcaaagaagaaagataagaGGAAAGATGAAAGCGAGAAAG GCAGGTTAGACGCACGCGAGCCGACTGAGTCGGAAAGTCCCACGTTGGATTCTGGAGAGTATCAGCGACACCAGAGCCGACAGGAAGACGATCTCGTTTCCAAATCAGACGAAGCGTCATCTGGAACAAAACCTGACGAGGATCTCGATAAAGAGACCCGTAGTGAGAAAACGGACGTGTCTGAGCCGATCTTAGTAAAGGATCACGAAGATTCGGAGAAAGCGACCACATCTGAAAGTCCGGAAAGTGAAAAACGTTTAGAGGAAGACACTACATCAAGGACAGCTGTGGAAGGCGTTTCACCGTCAgaaggagaagagaaaaagtcGACGtcggaagaaacgaaaagtaaaTCAAAAGTTAAATCTGCGACCGTAAAAAGAAAGGCGTCTTTCGATGAAAAAAGATCAAAGTCCTCGTCTTCGAAGTCGGATGAAAGTCCCAAAAAGAGTGGCGGGACTCAGAAGAGGAAAGAATTTGGTAAGAGGCGCGAATCTTCCACGAGAAACGTTTCCATGAAAATGTCCACGGAAAAAGCGAGCAAAGTAGTTGCAGAGAAGACGTCAGAAGTGCAGAAGGACCATGAAATTGCAGTTGACGGCGTACAAACGAAGGAGGCCACATCGACCAGCTTAACAAAAAGCTCGAGCAAGGAGTCACAGGATGAAAAGGAACAAACTGTTCGTAGAAAATCTGTCGATTTCTCATCCTCTAAAGACTCTGCGTTAATGGAAGACAAATCGTTAAGCGCAGATACACCAACCGCCACGAAACGAAAGATTTACGACGAGGAGGAAGTTGCTCAAGTCTCGTCTCCTGCAAAGTCCGATTTAGAAGATCATAAGGATGAAGACGAAGCTAAAAAAGTGAAGAAACATCCTATGGAAGACGCACTGGGGACAG TAGAGACCTTTCGATATATCGACGAAAGTTCCTCGAGTTCTCCGAAATCGGCGCAAACCAGACGCTCGAGACCGTCAACGGGAAAAATTAGACAAACTGGACAATCGTCGGTAAGAAAATGTTTGTTCGAAAGTTCAGAAGAACGTTCTCCAGATAGGAGCGCTATAGTGGCGGTGATTGAGAGTCCAGAATGGGACGAAGAGGACGAGGAGATTGACAAGGAGATCAGAGACGCTATCGGGGAGGACGGAGAACACGAGACAGAAGCCGAGGATGATAATGAGATGGGTGTCATCAGGGTATTGCCAAGCACGAGCGAAGAAGAAATGTCTCGAGCTGGTCATGATGTTTGCAGGACTTCGGCGACCGACTCGTTACCCCAA GTACAATCCGGTACTCGAACTCGTTTGACACGAGTTCTAAGTCCTCAGGAAAGTAGAGTCAGTCGACTGCAAGGGAAACAACGCCGTGACAGCGGCGGCAGGGATAGTGGCATAGAACCCAGCCCTAGGGTATCACGGATACCGAGAAGAAGGATCATGAAATGTTGTCCAAACACCGATAAGCAACAATCCCTTAACAAAGACACCATAATAAGAGATGTCCAAATCAGTTTACGACGATATCACTtggaaagaaagatatttttccaACTGATGGAACTGAAGAGACTACAGATACGTCATGGCAGAGCGAATGAACAAGTTTTGGTTAAGAGACAA GTGGATGCTTTCCATAAAGCTGGGATGTCTGGACCTACCCTTGGTGTGGCAAAATACGATCAACCCTTAACGTTCAG GCACTTTGAGGCCTTCCTGTACGATCAGCTCAGGAAGATTCAAAAAAGGCCAGCAACTCCAGACTTCTGTATGGAAGCGAAGCAGTGCATCCAAAAAACTCACCGCTGTCATCACGCCACTAGTGCTTACACTTCTTTCCCTGCGTACACATATC TAGGTGGAGGCGGCCAAGAACAAGCGGATCTTCTTCCGAAGATAGAGAGCCGTGGAAAGGGACAAATGAGG GTGGAAGTAACACATGGAGAAGAGAAACAAATAATAGCTCTTCCAGCTGAAAGACTGGACCgttcgaaaaaatattacgtaacGTTCACTGTAAGAGGGGAAGCACAACAAGAAATCGAGAAGCCGAAATCATCGATCGGTATCCAAAGGAATGCCAAAAGCGTTTAG
- the LOC139996529 gene encoding uncharacterized protein isoform X1 translates to MDTKTPPIPLKVQEKPKPKQQKSVADVSLPPLTPYRNHRQRQKTPGTQWSRDVPSAVRYQDHQKKRPYRVLQIGATPLMHACQQGDRARVLRLLREQEETVGYRDRTLRNALHYCMDAGTAGAVAAAAPELVNAPDAEGHTPLHLAVIAGDTQLVAVLLANGADVNAKDLEGHSVLHWATVCGEAECVRLVLAAGARPSTPDLRGGSPLHYAAQCCGAAATAELAVPKKVGLKVLQTLLEFGADVNAKDEDGRQPILWAASAGSVEAVLALARAGGSAAAGAADKDGLTALHCAASRGHARCVEALVNLCGAHPDHVDDNGCSALHYAATLGHADATALILKLGADPNRQDRKGRTPALCAAAKGQLETLKILAQHGGSLYARSVRGTGVAHEAVASGRIELIKWLAKKRPSTLDVATQDGKTPLHVAALHGHLDVCKVLLDNGARINAVLRTSKGNLMTALDAALYRGHRDCAKLIQMHGGTTSQKLRMQKTVPNKVFSTKLRMRHLDSSTDTESSPRRQDRSCKLPELYYEEQWIKKRTRRRGNLRKLARQDSRSFSEEEVRLSKSSSKKDHQRRARSESARYEEDDTDRKLRRGRSKKRSSKSRHDSSGLSSESDSYERAKDRSKQKFDSRKDESKTNGTEGSKRDDDDESVSDDSLEVVVVRKSLERKCEKVVSGRRSKTPRESSRETKFTKTHRSTRRKLKSSRSKTSDNGESTTDRMHSLDKEQGPTESTLHSEQTPRTSIDEEKQNEGNIVESRYRRDVTDSTSQETVERVVVTAMVHKDQGPDTPKSVAEASKEVTFDDRLRTEVIEMQEIAGDVSPGKADDILEQSDASRTDLVQKAASLKKDVEEMRQQVAQEKIQQEEGSKQSREKEDSKRDQEKEDEKSDREKEDTKAVDHVRKDQDDQIETSFSDGAKKKDKRKDESEKGRLDAREPTESESPTLDSGEYQRHQSRQEDDLVSKSDEASSGTKPDEDLDKETRSEKTDVSEPILVKDHEDSEKATTSESPESEKRLEEDTTSRTAVEGVSPSEGEEKKSTSEETKSKSKVKSATVKRKASFDEKRSKSSSSKSDESPKKSGGTQKRKEFGKRRESSTRNVSMKMSTEKASKVVAEKTSEVQKDHEIAVDGVQTKEATSTSLTKSSSKESQDEKEQTVRRKSVDFSSSKDSALMEDKSLSADTPTATKRKIYDEEEVAQVSSPAKSDLEDHKDEDEAKKVKKHPMEDALGTVETFRYIDESSSSSPKSAQTRRSRPSTGKIRQTGQSSVRKCLFESSEERSPDRSAIVAVIESPEWDEEDEEIDKEIRDAIGEDGEHETEAEDDNEMGVIRVLPSTSEEEMSRAGHDVCRTSATDSLPQVQSGTRTRLTRVLSPQESRVSRLQGKQRRDSGGRDSGIEPSPRVSRIPRRRIMKCCPNTDKQQSLNKDTIIRDVQISLRRYHLERKIFFQLMELKRLQIRHGRANEQVLVKRQVDAFHKAGMSGPTLGVAKYDQPLTFRHFEAFLYDQLRKIQKRPATPDFCMEAKQCIQKTHRCHHATSAYTSFPAYTYLGGGGQEQADLLPKIESRGKGQMRVEVTHGEEKQIIALPAERLDRSKKYYVTFTVRGEAQQEIEKPKSSIGIQRNAKSV, encoded by the exons ATGGACACTAAGACTCCACCGATCCCGTTGAAGGTCCAGGAGAAGCCAAAACCGAAGCAGCAGAAAAGTGTGGCCGACGTGTCCTTGCCCCCGCTGACACCATACAGGAATCATCGTCAGAGGCAGAAAACGCCTGGAACTCAGTGGTCGCGTGATGTGCCCAGCGCCGTACGGTATCAGGATCATCAGAAAAAAAGGCCTTACAG AGTGCTTCAAATCGGCGCCACGCCTTTGATGCACGCTTGCCAACAGGGCGACAGAGCCAGGGTTTTAAGGCTATTGAGAGAGCAAGAGGAAACGGTTGGCTACAGAGATCGTACCCTGAGGAACGCGCTTCACTATTGCATGGACGCTGGAACCGCGGGTGCCGTCGCGGCGGCAGCACCGGAACTGGTAAATGCACCAGACGCAGAAGGACACACGCCGCTTCATTTGGCTGTCATCGCAGGTGATACGCAATTAGTGGCTGTTCTATTGGCAAACGGCGCTGACGTGAATGCCAAGGATCTGGAGGGACACAGTGTTCTTCATTGGGCGACTG TGTGCGGGGAAGCAGAATGTGTTCGCTTGGTGTTAGCCGCGGGTGCTCGGCCATCCACACCCGACCTTCGCGGAGGATCTCCTCTTCACTATGCCGCTCAGTGTTGTGGTGCAGCCGCGACTGCGGAACTTGCTGTACCTAAGAAAGTTGGTTTGAAAGTTCTCCAGACTCTGCTGGAATTCGGTGCCGATGTGAACGCGAAAGACGAAGATGGAAGACAGCCGATTCTATGGGCGGCAAGTGCCGGTAGCGTGGAAGCTGTGTTGGCTTTAGCAAG agCCGGTGGCTCAGCTGCCGCAGGAGCTGCAGACAAGGATGGCCTGACGGCACTTCATTGCGCTGCTTCCAGAGGTCACGCTAGGTGCGTCGAGGCCTTAGTGAATCTCTGCGGTGCTCACCCTGATCACGTAGACGATAATGGATGTTCAGCCCTGCATTATGCTGCCACTCTTGGTCACGCTGATGCCACAGCCTTAATTCTAAAGTTAGGAGCCGATCCGAATCGGCAGGATCGAAAGGGTAGAAC GCCAGCACTTTGTGCGGCAGCAAAAGGCCAACTGGAAACCTTGAAGATTCTTGCCCAGCACGGTGGTTCTCTTTACGCAAGAAGTGTACGAGGAACCGGTGTCGCCCATGAAGCTGTTGCTTCCGGTAGGATTGAATTAATCAAATGGTTGGCGAAAAAACGGCCAAGCACTTTAGATGTTGCAACACAAGATGGCAAGACACCTTTGCACGTGGCTGCCCTTCATGGACATTTGGACGTGTGCAAGGTTCTTCTGGACAATGGCGCGAGGATCAATGCCGTTCTCCGAACTAGCAAAGGCAATTTGATGACAGCTCTGGACGCGGCGCTTTACAGGGGACACAGGGATTGCGCGAAATTGATCCAAATGCACGGTGGTACTACGTCACAAAAATTGAGGATGCAGAAAACTGTGCCGAATAAAG TATTCTCAACGAAACTGCGAATGCGACATCTGGATAGCAGCACCGATACGGAAAGCAGTCCGCGTAGACAAGATCGTAGTTGTAAACTTCCGGAATTATACTACGAGGAGCAATGGATTAAGAAGAGAACGCGACGAAGAGGAAATTTGAGAAAGTTGGCGCGCCAGGATAGCCGGAGCTTCAGCGAGGAAGAAGTTAGATTATCGAAGTCATCCTCGAAAAAAGATCATCAAAGGAGAGCTCGCAGTGAATCAGCACG GTATGAAGAAGATGATACCGATCGAAAAttgagaagaggaagaagtaAAAAACGATCATCGAAATCCAGACACGACTCTAGCGGATTATCGTCAGAGTCAGACAGCTACGAACGCGCTAAAGACAGGTCGAAGCAAAAattcgattcgagaaaagacGAGAGCAAAACTAATGGAACGGAGGGTTCAAAGAGAGACGATGACGATGAAAGCGTGAGCGACGACAGCCTGGAAGTGGTAGTGGTACGAAAATCTTTGGAGAGGAAATGCGAGAAGGTGGTGTCTGGAAGAAGATCAAAGACACCCAGGGAAAGTTCAAGAGAAACGAAATTCACAAAGACTCACAGGAGCACCAGAAGGAAATTGAAATCCAGCAGATCCAAAACATCGGACAATGGCGAGAGTACGACCGATCGAATGCATTCGCTGGACAAAGAACAAGGACCAACAGAATCTACGCTTCACAGCGAACAAACACCTAGAACATCGATAGACGAAGAAAAGCAAAACGAAGGGAATATCGTTGAAAGTCGATATCGTAGAGACGTGACCGACAGTACCAGTCAAGAAACGGTGGAACGCGTCGTTGTGACAGCGATGGTCCATAAAGATCAAGGTCCAGATACGCCAAAATCCGTAGCGGAAGCTTCGAAGGAAGTCACCTTCGACGACAGGTTAAGAACGGAGGTGATCGAGATGCAAGAAATAGCGGGAGACGTTAGTCCAGGCAAAGCGGACGATATTTTAGAGCAGAGTGACGCATCACGTACAGATCTCGTGCAGAAAGCTGCCAGTTTGAAGAAAGATGTGGAAGAAATGAGACAGCAGGTTGCACAGGAGAAAATTCAACAGGAAGAAGGCTCGAAGCAGAGTCGAGAGAAGGAAGATTCCAAACGGGACCAAGAGAAAGAGGATGAAAAATCAGACCGAGAGAAAGAAGACACGAAAGCCGTGGATCACGTGAGAAAAGATCAGGATGATCAAATTGAGACCTCGTTTAGTGATGGggcaaagaagaaagataagaGGAAAGATGAAAGCGAGAAAG GCAGGTTAGACGCACGCGAGCCGACTGAGTCGGAAAGTCCCACGTTGGATTCTGGAGAGTATCAGCGACACCAGAGCCGACAGGAAGACGATCTCGTTTCCAAATCAGACGAAGCGTCATCTGGAACAAAACCTGACGAGGATCTCGATAAAGAGACCCGTAGTGAGAAAACGGACGTGTCTGAGCCGATCTTAGTAAAGGATCACGAAGATTCGGAGAAAGCGACCACATCTGAAAGTCCGGAAAGTGAAAAACGTTTAGAGGAAGACACTACATCAAGGACAGCTGTGGAAGGCGTTTCACCGTCAgaaggagaagagaaaaagtcGACGtcggaagaaacgaaaagtaaaTCAAAAGTTAAATCTGCGACCGTAAAAAGAAAGGCGTCTTTCGATGAAAAAAGATCAAAGTCCTCGTCTTCGAAGTCGGATGAAAGTCCCAAAAAGAGTGGCGGGACTCAGAAGAGGAAAGAATTTGGTAAGAGGCGCGAATCTTCCACGAGAAACGTTTCCATGAAAATGTCCACGGAAAAAGCGAGCAAAGTAGTTGCAGAGAAGACGTCAGAAGTGCAGAAGGACCATGAAATTGCAGTTGACGGCGTACAAACGAAGGAGGCCACATCGACCAGCTTAACAAAAAGCTCGAGCAAGGAGTCACAGGATGAAAAGGAACAAACTGTTCGTAGAAAATCTGTCGATTTCTCATCCTCTAAAGACTCTGCGTTAATGGAAGACAAATCGTTAAGCGCAGATACACCAACCGCCACGAAACGAAAGATTTACGACGAGGAGGAAGTTGCTCAAGTCTCGTCTCCTGCAAAGTCCGATTTAGAAGATCATAAGGATGAAGACGAAGCTAAAAAAGTGAAGAAACATCCTATGGAAGACGCACTGGGGACAG TAGAGACCTTTCGATATATCGACGAAAGTTCCTCGAGTTCTCCGAAATCGGCGCAAACCAGACGCTCGAGACCGTCAACGGGAAAAATTAGACAAACTGGACAATCGTCGGTAAGAAAATGTTTGTTCGAAAGTTCAGAAGAACGTTCTCCAGATAGGAGCGCTATAGTGGCGGTGATTGAGAGTCCAGAATGGGACGAAGAGGACGAGGAGATTGACAAGGAGATCAGAGACGCTATCGGGGAGGACGGAGAACACGAGACAGAAGCCGAGGATGATAATGAGATGGGTGTCATCAGGGTATTGCCAAGCACGAGCGAAGAAGAAATGTCTCGAGCTGGTCATGATGTTTGCAGGACTTCGGCGACCGACTCGTTACCCCAA GTACAATCCGGTACTCGAACTCGTTTGACACGAGTTCTAAGTCCTCAGGAAAGTAGAGTCAGTCGACTGCAAGGGAAACAACGCCGTGACAGCGGCGGCAGGGATAGTGGCATAGAACCCAGCCCTAGGGTATCACGGATACCGAGAAGAAGGATCATGAAATGTTGTCCAAACACCGATAAGCAACAATCCCTTAACAAAGACACCATAATAAGAGATGTCCAAATCAGTTTACGACGATATCACTtggaaagaaagatatttttccaACTGATGGAACTGAAGAGACTACAGATACGTCATGGCAGAGCGAATGAACAAGTTTTGGTTAAGAGACAA GTGGATGCTTTCCATAAAGCTGGGATGTCTGGACCTACCCTTGGTGTGGCAAAATACGATCAACCCTTAACGTTCAG GCACTTTGAGGCCTTCCTGTACGATCAGCTCAGGAAGATTCAAAAAAGGCCAGCAACTCCAGACTTCTGTATGGAAGCGAAGCAGTGCATCCAAAAAACTCACCGCTGTCATCACGCCACTAGTGCTTACACTTCTTTCCCTGCGTACACATATC TAGGTGGAGGCGGCCAAGAACAAGCGGATCTTCTTCCGAAGATAGAGAGCCGTGGAAAGGGACAAATGAGG GTGGAAGTAACACATGGAGAAGAGAAACAAATAATAGCTCTTCCAGCTGAAAGACTGGACCgttcgaaaaaatattacgtaacGTTCACTGTAAGAGGGGAAGCACAACAAGAAATCGAGAAGCCGAAATCATCGATCGGTATCCAAAGGAATGCCAAAAGCGTTTAG